Proteins from a single region of Burkholderiales bacterium:
- a CDS encoding MBL fold metallo-hydrolase — protein MRFASLGSGSQGNALVVQAGRTCVLLDCGFRVKETFARLAALGLAPDDLAAIVISHEHDDHIAGAIPFARKYNLPLWLTYGTMRALNGFCTSPPRLSVIEGHRCFSIGDISIEPYPVPHDAREPAQFVFSDGARKLGVLTDSGCATRHIEAVLRSCDALVLECNHDGEMLRNGIYPPRLKARISGRLGHLDNADAASLLSALDCTRLQHVVAAHVSQQNNTPQLARAALGAVLNCADEWVTVADQVSGFSWLQIT, from the coding sequence ATGCGCTTCGCTTCGCTGGGGAGCGGCAGTCAAGGCAACGCGCTTGTCGTCCAGGCTGGCCGCACCTGTGTTTTGCTCGATTGCGGATTTCGCGTCAAGGAAACATTCGCCAGACTGGCTGCGCTTGGTCTGGCGCCAGACGATCTCGCAGCCATTGTGATCAGCCACGAGCACGACGATCATATCGCCGGCGCTATTCCGTTTGCGCGTAAATACAATCTGCCGCTCTGGCTCACCTATGGCACGATGCGTGCGCTGAACGGCTTCTGCACGAGCCCGCCCCGCCTGTCCGTGATTGAAGGCCACCGCTGTTTCAGTATCGGCGATATTTCTATCGAGCCTTATCCGGTTCCGCATGACGCGCGCGAACCGGCGCAGTTCGTGTTCTCCGATGGCGCGAGAAAGCTTGGTGTCCTGACCGATAGCGGCTGCGCAACACGCCACATCGAAGCTGTTTTACGAAGTTGCGACGCGCTGGTGCTGGAATGCAATCACGATGGCGAGATGCTGCGCAATGGAATCTACCCGCCGCGGCTGAAGGCGAGAATATCCGGTCGCCTCGGTCATCTCGACAACGCCGATGCGGCGAGCCTGTTGAGCGCGCTCGATTGCACGCGTTTACAGCACGTCGTGGCGGCACATGTCAGCCAGCAGAACAACACGCCGCAACTCGCTCGCGCCGCCCTCGGCGCCGTCTTGAATTGCGCCGATGAGTGGGTTACGGTCGCGGATCAGGTTTCAGGTTTTTCCTGGCTCCAAATTACCTAA
- a CDS encoding methyltransferase domain-containing protein, whose amino-acid sequence MERDAMSHAPPHSEVMQPSAWILRWAHLIPSGGRVLDLATGSGRNARHLAGLGYDVEAVDRDAETLALLRGISNINARVADLEQGDWPYASEEFGGIVVTNYLYRPLFPALLAALAHSGMLIYETFSLGNENFGKPSNPDFLLRTGELLEVVRGKLRVIAYEDVFEGGPRPAMMQRICAVRPAADPVDERR is encoded by the coding sequence ATGGAGAGAGACGCAATGTCGCACGCGCCGCCACACTCTGAAGTAATGCAGCCATCAGCCTGGATATTGCGCTGGGCGCATCTGATCCCGAGCGGCGGCCGCGTGCTCGATCTCGCCACGGGCAGCGGACGAAACGCCCGCCATTTAGCCGGCTTGGGCTACGACGTCGAAGCGGTTGATCGCGATGCCGAAACGCTGGCGCTGCTGCGCGGTATCAGCAACATCAACGCGCGCGTTGCCGATCTTGAACAGGGCGACTGGCCTTATGCGAGCGAGGAATTCGGCGGCATCGTCGTGACCAATTATCTGTATCGCCCGCTGTTTCCGGCGCTGCTTGCCGCTCTCGCGCACAGCGGCATGCTGATTTACGAAACATTTTCGCTCGGCAATGAGAATTTCGGCAAGCCGAGCAATCCGGATTTTTTGCTGCGAACCGGCGAGCTGCTCGAAGTCGTGCGCGGCAAATTGCGCGTTATCGCGTACGAGGATGTGTTTGAAGGCGGCCCCCGGCCGGCCATGATGCAGCGGATATGCGCGGTGCGGCCGGCTGCCGATCCGGTCGATGAGCGGCGTTGA
- a CDS encoding pseudouridine synthase encodes MAMTKTVAESRSPPTQKLHKLLAQAGLGSRREMETLIAAGRVSVNGKPAGVGERVSGEDTVRVDKRIVRFKSAHRLPRVLLYHKPENEIVSRDDPEGRASVFDNLPPIRGAKWIAIGRLDYNSCGLLMFTTSGELANLFMHPRFEVEREYAVRILGELTPEHFRQLLGGVQLEDGEAKFASLFEQGGEATNRWYHVVLQEGRKRLVRRMFEALGFTVSRLMRVRFGPVVLPPRLKRCALRELETQEVQELLVWAGMRTTNSGTKSKAEARTEARPTGASPIFAPSGREQRLIAKPTRGRPQAGRRSR; translated from the coding sequence ATGGCGATGACGAAAACGGTTGCCGAATCCCGGAGCCCGCCTACCCAGAAGCTGCACAAGCTGCTTGCGCAGGCTGGTCTCGGATCACGGCGCGAGATGGAGACGCTGATTGCGGCGGGCCGCGTGTCGGTGAACGGAAAACCGGCCGGCGTCGGCGAACGTGTCAGCGGTGAGGACACCGTCCGCGTCGACAAGCGCATCGTCCGGTTCAAATCGGCGCACCGGCTGCCGCGCGTGCTGCTGTATCACAAGCCCGAAAACGAAATCGTCAGCCGCGACGATCCGGAAGGGCGTGCGAGCGTCTTCGACAATCTGCCGCCGATCCGCGGCGCGAAGTGGATCGCGATTGGCCGGCTCGATTACAACAGTTGCGGTTTGCTGATGTTTACGACCAGCGGCGAACTGGCCAACCTGTTCATGCATCCTCGCTTCGAGGTCGAGCGCGAGTATGCGGTTCGCATACTCGGCGAACTGACGCCCGAGCATTTTCGGCAACTGCTCGGCGGCGTGCAGCTCGAAGACGGCGAAGCGAAATTCGCATCGCTGTTCGAGCAGGGCGGCGAGGCGACGAATCGCTGGTATCACGTCGTATTGCAGGAAGGGCGCAAGCGCCTCGTGCGGCGCATGTTCGAAGCGCTCGGCTTTACCGTCAGCCGATTGATGCGGGTGCGCTTCGGGCCGGTGGTGCTGCCGCCGCGTTTGAAACGCTGTGCCTTGCGGGAGCTCGAAACGCAAGAGGTTCAGGAGCTGCTGGTGTGGGCCGGCATGCGTACGACGAATTCGGGAACCAAGTCGAAGGCAGAAGCGCGAACGGAAGCGCGGCCCACCGGGGCCTCGCCGATATTCGCGCCGTCCGGTCGGGAGCAACGGCTGATTGCAAAGCCGACACGCGGCCGTCCGCAAGCAGGGCGGCGTTCGCGTTGA
- a CDS encoding peptidylprolyl isomerase: protein MEIKKDTVVSLAYEISNLEGEVVEKTEKPISYLHGGYDGIFPLVEEALHGQKSGYACQLKLEPDDAFGEYDSDLVRVEPRALFPDDIQIGMQFEGGAEDSDDMSLYTITDIADGKVVVDGNHPFAGQVLVFSCTVEDVRPATREELAHGHVHGGDGHDH from the coding sequence ATGGAAATTAAAAAAGATACGGTTGTTTCGCTGGCGTACGAGATCTCGAACCTGGAAGGCGAAGTCGTCGAAAAAACCGAAAAGCCGATCAGCTATCTGCATGGCGGCTACGACGGGATTTTTCCGTTGGTCGAGGAAGCGCTGCACGGCCAGAAGTCCGGCTACGCGTGTCAGCTCAAGCTCGAGCCGGATGACGCATTCGGCGAGTACGACAGCGATCTCGTGCGGGTCGAGCCGCGCGCTCTTTTCCCGGATGATATCCAGATCGGCATGCAGTTTGAAGGCGGTGCGGAAGACTCGGACGACATGAGCCTGTATACGATCACCGATATTGCTGATGGCAAGGTCGTCGTCGATGGCAATCATCCGTTCGCCGGGCAGGTGCTCGTGTTTTCGTGCACGGTAGAAGACGTACGCCCTGCGACGCGTGAAGAACTGGCGCATGGCCACGTGCATGGCGGAGACGGACATGACCATTGA
- a CDS encoding YbaB/EbfC family nucleoid-associated protein → MMKGGLGGLMKQAQQMQENMQKMQEQLATVEVEGQSGAGLVKVTMTCRYDVKRVSIDNSLLTDDKDMLEDLVAAAVNDAVRKVEATTQEKMSGFTAGMGLPPGMKLPF, encoded by the coding sequence ATGATGAAAGGTGGATTGGGCGGCTTGATGAAGCAGGCGCAGCAGATGCAGGAAAACATGCAAAAAATGCAGGAGCAATTGGCGACCGTCGAGGTCGAAGGCCAAAGCGGCGCCGGCCTTGTGAAGGTGACGATGACCTGCCGCTACGACGTCAAACGGGTCAGCATCGACAACAGCCTGTTGACCGACGACAAGGACATGCTCGAGGATCTGGTCGCGGCAGCAGTCAACGACGCGGTGCGCAAGGTCGAAGCCACGACGCAGGAAAAAATGAGCGGATTCACCGCCGGCATGGGCCTGCCGCCAGGAATGAAGCTGCCGTTTTGA
- a CDS encoding cupin domain-containing protein, translated as MKDTLLGKLSTRKFLREHWQKKPLLVRHAIPDLAERLKGIDRHVLMELSARDDLESRLVLRERGRWQLRRGPFDKRDFRRLPPGGWTLLINGLDRVLPQASSLRLEFGFLPTARLDDVMASYASDGGGVGPHFDSYDVFLLQGPGMRRWRISAQQDLSLRNELPLKILKNFRSEQESLLDCGDMLYLPPHYAHDGIAVDECITYSIGFYAPSAAEIGVGFLDFLRDRLEFAGMYQDADLKPQRHPALISRDMQRRISAMLETISWGSDDILAFIGQFLTEPGNDVFFEAPLRPMPSKRWAAAIRQHGIHLDLKTRMLFDADALYINGERGKPGFGFAALRQLADRRELAPPLILERDGEALLYQWYRAGYIHAGRI; from the coding sequence ATGAAGGATACGCTACTCGGAAAACTTTCGACGCGGAAATTTCTGCGCGAGCATTGGCAAAAAAAACCTCTGCTCGTGCGCCACGCCATACCCGATTTAGCCGAAAGGCTGAAGGGCATCGACCGCCATGTATTGATGGAGCTTTCCGCGCGCGATGACCTCGAATCGCGCCTTGTGCTACGCGAGCGCGGGCGCTGGCAGTTGCGGCGCGGGCCATTCGACAAACGCGATTTCCGGAGGCTTCCGCCGGGCGGCTGGACACTGCTCATCAATGGCCTGGACCGCGTTCTGCCGCAAGCCAGCAGCTTGCGCCTCGAATTCGGCTTTCTGCCGACCGCGCGACTCGACGACGTGATGGCAAGCTACGCCAGCGATGGCGGCGGCGTCGGGCCGCATTTCGATTCCTACGACGTGTTTTTGCTGCAAGGGCCCGGAATGCGGCGCTGGCGCATCAGCGCGCAGCAGGATCTGTCGTTGCGAAACGAGCTGCCGCTCAAGATTCTAAAAAACTTTCGCAGCGAGCAAGAATCGCTGCTCGACTGCGGCGATATGCTGTATCTGCCGCCGCATTACGCCCACGACGGCATTGCCGTCGATGAATGCATCACGTATTCGATCGGCTTTTATGCGCCGAGCGCCGCCGAAATCGGCGTTGGTTTCCTGGATTTTCTGCGCGACCGGCTCGAGTTCGCGGGCATGTATCAGGATGCCGACCTGAAGCCGCAGCGGCATCCAGCCCTCATCAGCCGCGACATGCAGCGCAGGATCAGCGCGATGCTGGAAACGATTTCGTGGGGCAGCGACGACATCCTCGCATTTATCGGCCAGTTTCTGACCGAACCCGGCAACGATGTCTTTTTCGAAGCGCCGCTGCGGCCGATGCCATCAAAACGCTGGGCGGCGGCGATTCGCCAGCACGGCATCCATCTCGATCTGAAAACCCGCATGCTGTTCGATGCCGATGCCCTGTACATCAACGGCGAACGCGGCAAGCCGGGTTTTGGCTTTGCGGCGCTCAGGCAACTCGCCGATCGCCGCGAGCTTGCGCCTCCCCTGATTCTTGAGAGGGATGGCGAGGCACTGCTTTACCAATGGTACCGGGCAGGCTATATTCACGCGGGGAGGATATGA
- a CDS encoding peroxiredoxin translates to MLQAGQRAPEVDLPNADMQMVSLASFKGKRNVVLYFYPKDDTPGCTIQAIDFSDHESDFADFDTVVLGVSMDDCLSHGSFSDKHGLSVQLLADADGEICRQFDVLHTKEAEGRKKVCIMRSTFIIDKHGVLRHALYGVSARGHAAEMLRLVKKLNSHGN, encoded by the coding sequence ATGCTGCAAGCAGGACAGCGTGCGCCCGAGGTCGATTTGCCGAACGCCGATATGCAAATGGTCAGCCTGGCGAGCTTCAAAGGTAAACGTAACGTCGTGCTGTATTTCTATCCGAAAGACGATACGCCCGGTTGTACGATCCAGGCTATCGATTTCAGCGATCACGAAAGCGACTTTGCCGATTTCGATACGGTCGTGCTCGGCGTTTCCATGGACGATTGCTTGAGCCACGGCTCTTTCTCCGACAAGCATGGTTTGAGCGTGCAATTGCTCGCTGACGCGGACGGCGAAATCTGCAGGCAGTTTGACGTATTGCATACCAAGGAAGCCGAGGGCAGGAAAAAAGTCTGCATCATGCGATCGACCTTCATCATCGATAAACACGGCGTGCTGCGCCATGCGCTGTACGGCGTCAGCGCCCGCGGGCACGCGGCTGAGATGCTGAGGCTGGTCAAAAAATTGAATAGTCATGGAAATTAA
- the dnaX gene encoding DNA polymerase III subunit gamma/tau has product MSYQVLARKYRPRNFETLVGQEHVVRALSHALQTGRLHHAYLFTGTRGVGKTTLSRILAKSLNCIGPDGTGGITATPCGVCDACTAIDAGRFVDYIEMDAASNRGVDEMAQLLEQAVYSPSNARFKVYMIDEVHMLTNHAFNSMLKTLEEPPEHVKFILATTDPQKIPVTVLSRCLQFNLKQIPPAQIREQMQFILAREDIAAEAPALQLISRAAHGSMRDALSLLDQAIAHGGGRVSEADVRAMLGAIDRTYLFGILQAVAAGDGLALIDHADRMQSRSLSFDVALQELGALLHRIALAQSVPAAIADDDLERETIFALAAAIASEDVQLLYQIALQGRDDLPLAPDEYAGFTMTLLRMLAFMPAAEDQAPAPQRTSAEMTAVQTPATKPAGAPASPPPVRQSSERSADSAAPLAAPEPAPTRFSAGAVHEPPAARAVASPVETGERKNLQAGDWAAMIAGMKLNGMAKMLAQNCELVSHDGASMEFRIAPANRGYLEKPYRDKLKAALERYFGKTLWLNFELGDSGRITPLAIEKQERDADQARAEAAIESDPFVRELVQNLGGHVVKGSIQPLKKRGDDE; this is encoded by the coding sequence ATGTCCTATCAAGTACTCGCCCGCAAATACCGCCCCCGTAACTTTGAAACGCTGGTCGGCCAGGAACACGTCGTCCGCGCCCTGTCGCACGCGTTGCAAACCGGTCGCCTGCACCATGCCTATCTGTTTACGGGTACGCGCGGCGTCGGCAAGACCACGCTGTCGCGGATCCTCGCCAAGTCGCTCAACTGCATCGGCCCGGACGGCACCGGCGGCATCACCGCCACGCCCTGCGGCGTGTGCGACGCCTGCACCGCGATCGACGCCGGCCGCTTCGTCGACTATATAGAGATGGACGCGGCGTCGAACCGCGGCGTCGACGAAATGGCCCAGCTGCTCGAGCAGGCGGTGTACTCGCCGTCGAACGCGCGCTTCAAGGTCTACATGATCGACGAGGTGCACATGCTGACCAACCACGCCTTCAACTCGATGCTCAAAACGCTGGAGGAGCCGCCCGAGCACGTCAAGTTCATTCTGGCGACGACCGATCCGCAGAAAATTCCGGTGACAGTGTTGTCGCGCTGCCTGCAGTTCAACCTCAAGCAGATTCCGCCCGCGCAAATCCGCGAACAGATGCAGTTCATACTCGCGCGGGAAGATATCGCAGCCGAAGCGCCGGCGCTGCAACTGATTTCACGCGCGGCCCACGGCAGCATGCGCGATGCCTTGAGCCTACTCGATCAGGCGATCGCGCACGGCGGCGGCCGGGTGAGCGAAGCCGATGTCCGCGCCATGCTGGGCGCGATCGATCGGACGTATCTGTTCGGAATCCTGCAAGCGGTAGCCGCGGGCGATGGTCTGGCGCTGATCGATCATGCCGATCGCATGCAAAGTCGCAGCCTGTCGTTTGACGTCGCTTTGCAGGAGCTCGGCGCGCTGCTGCATCGGATCGCCCTGGCGCAGTCCGTGCCGGCGGCCATTGCCGATGACGATCTGGAGCGCGAGACGATTTTCGCGCTCGCCGCCGCAATAGCCAGCGAGGACGTGCAATTGCTGTATCAGATCGCACTGCAGGGACGCGACGATCTGCCGCTTGCGCCCGACGAGTACGCGGGCTTTACGATGACCTTGCTGCGCATGCTGGCTTTCATGCCGGCTGCTGAGGATCAGGCGCCGGCGCCGCAGCGCACGTCTGCGGAAATGACTGCTGTGCAAACGCCAGCCACAAAACCAGCCGGTGCGCCTGCTTCACCGCCTCCCGTCCGTCAAAGCTCCGAACGAAGCGCCGATAGCGCCGCGCCGCTTGCCGCACCGGAGCCCGCGCCCACCAGGTTCTCAGCGGGAGCGGTGCACGAACCACCCGCCGCGCGCGCCGTAGCGAGCCCGGTTGAGACCGGAGAGCGTAAAAACTTGCAAGCCGGCGACTGGGCGGCGATGATCGCCGGGATGAAATTGAACGGGATGGCGAAAATGCTCGCGCAGAACTGCGAGCTGGTCAGCCACGACGGCGCTAGCATGGAATTTCGCATCGCGCCGGCTAACCGCGGTTACCTCGAGAAGCCCTATCGGGACAAGTTGAAAGCCGCGCTCGAACGCTATTTCGGCAAGACGTTGTGGCTGAATTTTGAGCTCGGAGACAGCGGTCGAATCACGCCTCTGGCAATCGAGAAACAGGAACGGGACGCCGATCAGGCGAGGGCCGAGGCCGCGATCGAAAGCGATCCTTTTGTTCGCGAACTGGTCCAGAATCTGGGCGGCCATGTCGTAAAAGGCAGCATACAACCGTTAAAGAAACGAGGAGACGACGAATGA
- the bamC gene encoding outer membrane protein assembly factor BamC, translated as MNIPARSALPLVVVLLSACSSIPFLDNKIDYKSAGKLPPLEVPPDLTAPKGDDRFSVPDVNPQGTATFSDYSKERAAKPEAGSTDLLPVRDKVRIERAGTQRWIVVPGTPEALWPIVKDFWKELGFEVKTETPEAGIMETDWAENRANIPETGIRNWIGKVIDNLHSTSERDKFRTRMERGAEPGTTEIYISHRGMTEVYTTTVQESTAWQPRPADTELEAEMLRRLMVRFGVEDERAKTQVAAIQQEDRATLSKGQDGVSGLSVADDFDRAWRRVGLALDRVGFTVEDRDRSNGLYFVRYVDPQEDNRTAKPTGMLSKLMFWRDDDKPNKNNAEQYRIQVVDGEADSGSRVQILTKDGSADRSKTANKILSLLYEQLK; from the coding sequence ATGAATATCCCTGCACGAAGCGCACTGCCGCTAGTCGTTGTGCTGTTGTCCGCATGCAGCTCGATCCCTTTCCTCGACAACAAAATCGATTACAAATCGGCCGGCAAGCTGCCGCCGCTCGAAGTCCCGCCGGATCTGACCGCGCCCAAGGGCGACGATCGCTTTTCGGTGCCCGACGTCAATCCGCAGGGTACGGCTACTTTCTCGGATTACAGCAAGGAGCGCGCGGCCAAACCCGAAGCCGGTTCGACCGATCTGCTGCCGGTGCGCGACAAGGTGCGCATCGAGCGCGCCGGAACGCAGCGCTGGATCGTTGTCCCGGGCACGCCGGAAGCGTTATGGCCGATCGTCAAGGACTTCTGGAAGGAGCTCGGTTTCGAAGTCAAAACAGAGACGCCGGAGGCCGGCATCATGGAAACCGACTGGGCGGAAAATCGCGCCAACATCCCCGAAACCGGTATCCGCAACTGGATCGGCAAAGTCATAGACAATCTCCATTCGACCTCCGAGCGCGATAAATTTCGCACGCGCATGGAGCGCGGCGCGGAGCCGGGGACGACCGAAATCTATATCAGCCATCGCGGCATGACCGAGGTTTACACGACCACCGTACAGGAGTCGACCGCCTGGCAGCCGCGACCTGCCGACACCGAACTTGAAGCGGAAATGCTGCGTCGCTTGATGGTGCGCTTCGGCGTTGAGGACGAACGCGCAAAAACCCAGGTGGCTGCCATTCAGCAGGAAGACCGCGCGACTTTGTCCAAGGGGCAGGACGGCGTTTCCGGCCTGTCGGTCGCCGATGATTTCGATCGCGCGTGGCGCCGTGTCGGCCTGGCGCTCGACCGCGTTGGCTTCACAGTCGAAGACCGCGATCGTTCGAACGGGCTGTACTTTGTTCGCTACGTCGACCCACAGGAAGACAACCGCACCGCAAAGCCGACAGGCATGCTGTCGAAACTGATGTTCTGGCGCGACGACGACAAGCCGAACAAGAACAACGCCGAACAGTACCGCATCCAGGTTGTCGATGGCGAAGCCGACTCCGGCAGCCGCGTTCAGATACTGACGAAAGACGGCAGCGCGGATCGCTCGAAAACCGCGAACAAAATTCTGAGCCTACTTTACGAACAATTGAAGTAG
- the recR gene encoding recombination protein RecR produces MNTPSSLEELIESLRCLPGVGPKSAQRMAYHLLQRDQRGATRLAAALSRSVELIQHCQKCNSFTEHDVCGLCRSAKRDASMLCVVETPADLLMMEQAQCYHGLYFVLMGRLSPLDGIGPKDIHLDRLLQRATDGVVTETILATNFTVEGEATSHYIADLLRARSIKTTRIARGLPVGGELEHVDSGTLAQAVIERHTV; encoded by the coding sequence GTGAATACCCCTTCGAGTCTCGAAGAACTGATCGAATCCTTGCGTTGCCTGCCCGGTGTCGGTCCGAAATCGGCGCAGCGCATGGCTTATCATCTGCTGCAGCGCGACCAGCGCGGTGCGACCCGGCTTGCAGCCGCGCTGAGCCGCTCTGTCGAGCTAATCCAGCATTGTCAGAAGTGCAACAGTTTTACCGAGCATGATGTGTGCGGGTTGTGTCGCTCCGCGAAGCGCGACGCGAGCATGTTATGCGTGGTGGAAACGCCGGCCGACTTGCTGATGATGGAGCAGGCGCAGTGCTATCACGGCCTATATTTCGTATTGATGGGACGCCTTTCGCCGCTCGACGGCATCGGCCCGAAAGACATCCATCTCGATCGGCTGCTGCAGCGCGCGACCGATGGCGTGGTGACGGAGACGATACTGGCGACCAATTTTACGGTCGAGGGGGAGGCGACCAGCCATTATATTGCCGACCTTTTGCGCGCGCGCAGCATCAAAACGACGCGAATCGCGCGCGGATTGCCAGTCGGCGGCGAACTCGAACACGTCGATAGCGGCACACTGGCGCAGGCTGTCATCGAACGCCATACCGTATAG
- a CDS encoding inositol monophosphatase, whose product MHPMLNTAVKAARRAGGIINRASRNLDILTVEHKAANDFVSEVDREAESAIIDMLLRAYPKHSILAEESGAAGDSEYQWIIDPLDGTTNFLHGFPQYAVSIALAHQGVLTHAVVFDPGRNDLFTASRGAGAYLNDQRLRVSKRIRLQESLIGTGFPFRELTRVDRYLAIFRELLGKTAGMRRPGSAALDLAYVAAGRLDGFWEFDLAPWDMAAGALLITEAGGLVGDLRGDEGYMASGNLIAGTPKIFAQLLRIIEPHID is encoded by the coding sequence ATGCATCCCATGCTCAATACGGCTGTCAAAGCCGCGCGCCGCGCCGGCGGCATCATCAACCGTGCGTCGCGCAATCTCGACATCCTGACTGTCGAACACAAAGCGGCAAACGATTTCGTTTCGGAGGTCGATCGTGAAGCGGAAAGCGCCATCATCGACATGCTGCTGCGGGCTTACCCGAAGCATTCGATTCTAGCAGAAGAGAGCGGCGCGGCCGGCGACTCGGAATACCAGTGGATCATCGATCCCCTCGACGGCACAACCAATTTCCTGCACGGCTTTCCGCAATATGCGGTGTCGATCGCACTCGCTCACCAGGGTGTGCTCACGCACGCGGTCGTGTTCGATCCGGGCCGCAACGATCTGTTTACGGCCAGCCGCGGCGCCGGCGCTTATCTCAACGACCAGCGTCTTCGCGTCAGCAAACGCATCAGGCTGCAGGAAAGCCTGATCGGCACGGGTTTTCCGTTTCGGGAGCTTACGCGGGTCGATCGCTACCTTGCCATCTTTCGCGAACTGCTTGGTAAAACAGCGGGGATGCGGCGTCCTGGTTCGGCTGCGCTGGATCTGGCTTATGTCGCCGCGGGCCGTCTCGACGGATTCTGGGAATTCGACCTGGCGCCGTGGGACATGGCCGCCGGCGCATTGCTGATTACCGAGGCTGGAGGGTTGGTCGGCGACTTGAGAGGCGATGAGGGCTATATGGCGAGCGGCAATCTGATCGCCGGCACTCCGAAGATTTTTGCCCAGTTACTGCGGATTATCGAGCCGCATATCGACTAG
- a CDS encoding 4-hydroxy-tetrahydrodipicolinate synthase — translation MITGSLVAIVTPMHEGGALDLERLRGLVDFHVAQQTDGIVVVGTTGESPTVDFDEHCLLIKEVVGHAAGRIPVIAGTGANSTSEAIQLSRFAKDAGVDATLSVVPYYNKPTQEGLYRHFKAIAEAVDVPMILYNVPSRTICDMQNETALRLSQVPNIVGIKDATGDIGRGADLLSKAPKNFAVYGGDDASVMSLMLMGGHGVISVTANVAPRLMHDMCVAARARHVEKACAINNKLLGLHQFLFVEANPIPVKWALRQMGLIAAGIRLPLTPLSAPHHEIVREAMRQAGVAITEASVSASNANQFEGETKVR, via the coding sequence ATGATTACAGGCAGTCTGGTTGCGATAGTGACCCCGATGCACGAGGGCGGTGCGCTCGATCTCGAACGATTGCGCGGCCTGGTCGATTTTCACGTTGCGCAACAGACCGATGGCATCGTCGTGGTGGGGACGACTGGCGAATCTCCCACCGTGGATTTCGACGAGCATTGTCTGCTCATCAAGGAAGTGGTCGGCCATGCCGCCGGCCGCATCCCGGTCATCGCGGGAACCGGCGCGAATTCGACGTCGGAAGCGATACAGTTGTCGCGCTTTGCCAAAGACGCCGGCGTCGATGCGACGCTGTCGGTCGTGCCGTATTACAACAAGCCGACGCAAGAAGGGCTTTACCGTCACTTCAAGGCAATCGCCGAAGCGGTCGACGTGCCGATGATTCTGTACAACGTGCCGTCTCGCACGATTTGCGATATGCAGAACGAGACCGCGCTGCGCTTGTCTCAGGTTCCGAACATCGTCGGCATCAAGGATGCGACCGGCGATATCGGCCGCGGCGCCGATTTGCTGAGCAAGGCGCCGAAAAATTTCGCGGTTTATGGCGGCGACGACGCCAGCGTCATGAGTTTGATGTTGATGGGAGGCCACGGCGTGATCTCGGTGACCGCCAACGTCGCGCCCCGCTTGATGCACGACATGTGCGTGGCGGCACGCGCGAGGCATGTTGAAAAAGCATGCGCGATCAATAACAAGCTTTTGGGTTTGCACCAGTTTTTGTTTGTCGAGGCGAATCCGATACCCGTAAAATGGGCATTACGACAGATGGGACTGATAGCGGCTGGAATCCGCTTGCCATTGACTCCGTTATCGGCGCCGCATCACGAAATCGTCAGAGAGGCAATGCGCCAAGCCGGGGTTGCGATAACGGAAGCTTCAGTCAGCGCCTCTAATGCAAATCAATTTGAAGGCGAAACCAAGGTACGATAA